The Staphylococcus sp. 17KM0847 DNA segment AAATAAGCATATCATGTTGTCTACAAAAATCGACGATACGTTCGAATGCCGCTTTAGATATACTTTGACGTGCTACAACTTGTTCTGTGGCTAAATTAATGGTTTGACCACCATTGTAACTCATAATAAAACTGCCATACTTATCCAATTGTAACTGTTTTGCGATTTTCAACATACCGAATGTTGGTCTCCCCGAAGCCAGTGCAAGTTTGTATCCAGCTTCTTGTACCTTTAATAAATAATCTCTCGTCATATCCGAGACCTTATTTTGAGAAGTTAGCAACGTATCATCCATATCAAACAAAATTAAATCTGGTTTCATTTTTCTACTCCTTTCCTTTCCATCTTACAATAAGTTATCGTTTAATACACAACGTTTTGTCAAAATAAACTGATATTACTTTGTAACTATACAAAAAAGCAGGAGCGAAACTTTAATATTTAGAAAAGTCTCGTCGTCCTACTTTTGTTGATTCTATTAGTATTTATAAAAAACTTCAGTTTCTACACCGACCGTATTTACCGTTGCTAGTTCCGAATGACAGTTTGGAAATTGTTGACGTAATGCGCGTACAAGTGAACCACTTTTTTCTTTTTTAACCATAGTCATAATCGTTGGACCTGCACCAGACATAACAGTAGCATAGGCTTCATATTCGTGTGCAGTTTGTTTAATTTCTGTAAAATGTTCAATCAAATGCTGGCGATAAGGCTCATGCAATCCATCTTGTTCCATCATTTTTCCAGCTAATTCATAATTATGTTGAATCAAGGCGCTAATCATTGTATTACTAATCGCACTATATTTTACAGCATCTTTGTGATTCAAATACTCGGGTAAAGCTTGGCGTGCCTTTTTCGTTTCTAACTCATATTGTGGAATCGTTAAAATAAAGTCAACATCAGGAATATCAATATGTGCAACATCTGTAATATTTGTTTCTGAATTATGATATCCCACAACAAGTCCACCATAAATTGTAGGTGCAACATTATCTGGATGCCCTTCAATTTCCGTTGCTAACTGTAATAATTCATATTTAGAGAGCTCAATATCACCAAAGTAGTTCGCAATGTAGAGTGCAGCAACTAAAGCAGAAGCAGATGAACCCAATCCACGTGCCAACGGAATTTCACTATACATTTTCACTTCTAGCATAGGAAGTGTAACATCATATTTATTCGCAACATACTGTGCAATTTTATAAATGTAGTTCGTTTCATCCTCTGGTAATCCTTGCAAGTGTGGCCCTTCGTGACGAAACTTCCATTGTTTTGCACGTATAGGTTGTGCATCGATATATAAGAATTTGTTAAGTGCCATGCCAATGGAGTCGAAACCACAACCTAAGTTTGCTGTTGATGCTGGTACTTTAAGACTGAATTTGTTTTTGATCATTTTAACGCATCCTTAATATATTGAATAATATGTTCCTTATCATTAGGTAGTGCTTGAATTGGATTTTCAAGCAGACCAATCGCAGTATCTGGGTCTTTTAAACCGTTTCCTGTTAATACAGCTACCACTTTTTGTCCTTGTTTAAGTTTGCCCTGTCTATGCAATTTAATCAAACCTGCAATTGAAGCATTACTTGCCGGTTCACTAAAAATCCCTTCTTTAGAAGTCATCAGTTGATATGCTTCCAAAATTT contains these protein-coding regions:
- the thrB gene encoding homoserine kinase, producing the protein MKNKFSLKVPASTANLGCGFDSIGMALNKFLYIDAQPIRAKQWKFRHEGPHLQGLPEDETNYIYKIAQYVANKYDVTLPMLEVKMYSEIPLARGLGSSASALVAALYIANYFGDIELSKYELLQLATEIEGHPDNVAPTIYGGLVVGYHNSETNITDVAHIDIPDVDFILTIPQYELETKKARQALPEYLNHKDAVKYSAISNTMISALIQHNYELAGKMMEQDGLHEPYRQHLIEHFTEIKQTAHEYEAYATVMSGAGPTIMTMVKKEKSGSLVRALRQQFPNCHSELATVNTVGVETEVFYKY